From the genome of Sulfurovum sp. NBC37-1, one region includes:
- a CDS encoding NifU family protein: protein MTFNDQDIYQAVKHHLPSVNEYVESHGGAIKLLGVKNGTVYIELTGTCHGCSMSLMTTKMVVQKKLRELIHPELNVVNVDGTPENTLPDDCYTEEDTEEEKVEDEEGLFDKIKKYF from the coding sequence ATGACATTTAACGATCAGGATATTTACCAGGCAGTCAAACACCACCTGCCCTCTGTTAATGAATATGTCGAGTCTCACGGCGGAGCCATCAAATTACTCGGTGTGAAAAACGGAACGGTTTACATTGAACTCACCGGTACCTGCCACGGCTGCTCCATGAGTCTGATGACCACCAAGATGGTCGTACAGAAGAAACTGAGGGAACTGATACACCCGGAACTCAATGTGGTCAATGTCGACGGCACGCCTGAAAACACACTGCCGGATGATTGTTACACCGAAGAGGATACGGAAGAAGAGAAGGTCGAAGACGAAGAAGGTCTTTTCGATAAAATTAAAAAATATTTTTAA
- a CDS encoding DUF1858 domain-containing protein translates to MKEITLATTIADLLKNYEGMKDILIGINPKFKKLNNPVLRRTIAKLATVKQAAIVGGMDANDLLNQLRTAVGQEPLQTERSETDTKEYEPLPDWTKGAPKATLNANEILDNEGNPLAEANKTVRPLASGEILEIVSDFRPEPLIDEFTQKGHEVAVKEEKEDRFITLIRKA, encoded by the coding sequence ATGAAAGAGATAACCCTTGCAACAACTATAGCCGATCTGCTTAAGAATTATGAAGGGATGAAAGATATCCTTATAGGGATCAATCCCAAATTCAAAAAACTGAACAACCCTGTACTCAGACGTACTATTGCCAAACTGGCAACCGTAAAACAGGCTGCCATCGTCGGTGGGATGGATGCCAATGACCTGCTCAATCAACTTAGAACTGCGGTAGGACAGGAACCTCTGCAGACCGAAAGATCAGAAACTGACACAAAAGAGTATGAACCCCTTCCGGACTGGACAAAGGGAGCGCCCAAAGCAACCCTCAATGCCAACGAGATACTCGACAACGAGGGCAATCCTCTTGCCGAAGCGAACAAAACCGTCAGACCCCTCGCTTCCGGAGAGATCCTGGAGATCGTCTCGGACTTCAGGCCCGAGCCCCTCATCGATGAATTCACCCAAAAAGGTCATGAAGTCGCGGTAAAGGAAGAAAAAGAAGACCGGTTCATCACGCTGATCAGAAAAGCCTGA